The sequence GTGTCTTTTCAGGACATCGGCCGTCAGATGCGCAGGTTTGGATGGCACGAACAGCCTCATGATCCGAACCATTCGTTCCGGTTCCCCGAGGGCAGGAAGGATTGGCTTGATTTCCGGACCCTCGAATTGAAGAACTACTTCGACACTCTGTGTACAATCACAAAAACTGCAAACCGCAGGTTCAGGTTCGGCTTGCAATTCGGTTCGTTCTACGACAGACTGCTGATCTTCAGAGGATTCTACGATCCAACCCCTCTTCTTGAGAAGGTCGATTTTTTTATCACGGACGAGATTGCGGAGTACAGGCCAAACTTTGAATTCGCCGCAAACTACAGTAGAACGCTTGCACGATATTGGAATTGGAAAAACCGTCGTGGGAACAACCCGGTAGGATTTGCCACGGAATCCAATTGGCCCAGTTACGGATTTGATGAACAACATCCCAAGGGGTACCCCGCTGAAGCGCTGTGCAAAAACTGGGGTGCCCAACTCGAAACCTTCCATCGCAACGGCGCATCGGCACACTTTGTTTCCCTCTGGGGAACGATGGAAGCAATCATGTATCACTTCGCAGACTCCATCAAGAGCGGGTTCTACATGCGCCCCGATCAATATCTTGAATGGTCCAGGACTTTGGCCCGACACAAGCACGTCGCAACTCCAGAGGCCGCAAGAACGGCTCTGCACCTTGGGCCCGAGCAAGCATTGAAAGCGAAGGACTCCGCTGATACACGTGTATTCACTTTCGGCGAGTCGGCAGGAATCGATCCGGCGACCGAAGGTGCGAAGGACGGGCACAAAGTACTGCACTTCTATCAATTCCCATTTGCAAAGCAGGCCGCCCCATCGACCGCGACAGAGGGCGAGGAAGATCGGTCGGTCGATGCATTTGATATTGTCACCGACTACATTATTGAAAAGAGCCCCGAATTTCTCGCAACATACTACGACGAACTCCAACTGACACGCTCCAGTCGGCACATGACCAAGGCTGCCTCCCGGAGTCTTCAAAGTAGAGCGTTGCGCAATTTGAGAATTCGAGTGAAAGAGTAACAATCATGAAAACGACTCAACAAAGAATACCGTTGATACCGT is a genomic window of Bacteroidota bacterium containing:
- a CDS encoding beta-galactosidase, which encodes MKTLAASLLILVATLPLFGQQQFDIVYLADPQVVCDLDWLHRMKTDWHATAINLRIRWHEVEDASHRLNWQLVDRALRIIDSAGLGIYIRVSMNVINPAWYGEYSFDDFHQRYDSTYYLRPYWDLPERSYRRMLNFRAPKARKAQVAFFRAVVAHLNSSPYARKITLIVPTISVDDESEYPTHTLVEVNGKLTDVTMMSGYSAHEINAFISYVRKKYRQLGTLNRAWGSAFVSFQDIGRQMRRFGWHEQPHDPNHSFRFPEGRKDWLDFRTLELKNYFDTLCTITKTANRRFRFGLQFGSFYDRLLIFRGFYDPTPLLEKVDFFITDEIAEYRPNFEFAANYSRTLARYWNWKNRRGNNPVGFATESNWPSYGFDEQHPKGYPAEALCKNWGAQLETFHRNGASAHFVSLWGTMEAIMYHFADSIKSGFYMRPDQYLEWSRTLARHKHVATPEAARTALHLGPEQALKAKDSADTRVFTFGESAGIDPATEGAKDGHKVLHFYQFPFAKQAAPSTATEGEEDRSVDAFDIVTDYIIEKSPEFLATYYDELQLTRSSRHMTKAASRSLQSRALRNLRIRVKE